One Hyla sarda isolate aHylSar1 chromosome 1 unlocalized genomic scaffold, aHylSar1.hap1 SUPER_1_unloc_18, whole genome shotgun sequence genomic region harbors:
- the LOC130298040 gene encoding DNA damage-regulated autophagy modulator protein 1-like, producing the protein MELKGLGFVPLLLAFWCAAWLATSYIVTVVLGHAASPLMHISDVGNFFPENILLRIGFIGTSIGTLVLTFLIYKYMVMHTEEFRGHQVLIQRILLAIVWASCFATAVMHVLSPEEYPRIHFVSMVISITCEALYYLGQSIQMYKLPGAKKVIRHSRCTCCALAFTCAIFYFGYKTLQELFYDDEDWDEIREITTIIIEWVMLLLILINIVTYYSTMQRLMLTVSRNSCKLSLRVRIDDFGV; encoded by the exons atggagctaaaaggtttggggttcgtcccccttctgttggcgttttggtgtgcggcctggcttgccaccagctacatcgtgacggtcgtcctcggccatgctgcctcgccactgatgcacatcag tgacgtgggaaatttctttcccgaaaacatattattgagaattggtttcatagggacatccattggcactttggtactaacctttcttatttataagtatatggttatgcatactgaagagttcaggggtcatcaggtcctgatccagaggatcctgctggccattgtgtgggcctcctgttttgccacagctgtcatgcatgtattgtcccccgaagaatatcccaggatacactttgtcagcatggtaatttccattacatgtgaagccttatactaccttgggcagtccatccagatgtataaattaccaggagcaaagaaAGTCATccgccatagtagatgcacctgctgtgccctggcttttacctgcgcaattttctactttggatataaaacattacaggaattattctatgatgatgaagactgggacgagatccgtgaaatcaccaccataatcatcgagtgggtgatgcttctactgatcctgataaacatcgtgacctattattccaccatgcagaggttaatgttaaccgtctccaggaacagctgcaaactctctcttagagtaagaattgatgacttcggggtgtag